Proteins encoded by one window of Nitrospira sp. MA-1:
- a CDS encoding class I SAM-dependent methyltransferase — MFSEYRAIFKKRGHLYHQAMTLYPSARAKEFIHIVRMADMKDGDIVCDIPSGGGYLRNFVDRTTTLCHIETSEVFAALGRANGVPQVLLSTLEDIPIETGAVDKIISLAALHHVDEKNRFFSEAYRMLRKGGTLTIADVQVGSAVSEFLDGFVNEHNTMGHKGTYISPETQDEIEGWGFTVRESSLIPFHWEFDSPQAMGRFSQLLFGIDKADSAQILEGIRKHLGYDLDSTACRMNWELLFLNAKKP, encoded by the coding sequence ATGTTTTCGGAATATCGCGCAATTTTCAAGAAACGAGGCCATCTATATCATCAAGCAATGACCTTGTATCCGAGCGCTCGTGCAAAAGAATTCATTCATATCGTACGTATGGCCGACATGAAAGACGGAGATATCGTTTGTGATATTCCTTCCGGCGGGGGGTACTTAAGGAACTTCGTGGATCGGACTACGACTCTTTGCCATATCGAAACCTCAGAGGTGTTTGCTGCTCTCGGCAGAGCGAATGGTGTGCCCCAAGTGTTGCTTTCAACTCTGGAGGATATTCCTATCGAGACCGGGGCGGTGGATAAAATTATCAGCCTCGCGGCATTGCACCATGTCGATGAAAAGAACCGGTTCTTCTCAGAGGCCTATCGAATGCTAAGAAAGGGAGGGACGCTTACCATTGCTGACGTGCAAGTGGGGTCGGCCGTTTCCGAATTTTTGGACGGTTTTGTCAACGAACACAATACAATGGGACACAAAGGGACATATATCTCCCCCGAAACTCAAGATGAGATCGAAGGATGGGGATTTACTGTGAGGGAGTCTTCGTTGATCCCTTTTCACTGGGAATTTGATTCTCCCCAGGCCATGGGACGATTTTCTCAACTGTTGTTCGGGATCGATAAAGCAGACTCTGCCCAGATCCTAGAGGGTATCCGAAAGCATTTGGGCTATGATCTCGACAGCACTGCGTGTCGCATGAATTGGGAGCTGTTATTCCTCAATGCAAAAAAACCCTAG